The Prochlorothrix hollandica PCC 9006 = CALU 1027 genome includes a region encoding these proteins:
- a CDS encoding LysR substrate-binding domain-containing protein, with amino-acid sequence MPRRLGPFCQGYPGANVSLQVSNHGGLLERMGDNQDDLYILSRPPAGEDLEVTPFLDHPLVVVAPSDHPVAQEPIGSLEQLAQEPLILREQGSGTREVTQQVFKERNLEMQVKLDLGSNEAILGRL; translated from the coding sequence ATTCCCCGACGTTTAGGCCCATTTTGCCAGGGTTACCCCGGTGCTAATGTGTCGCTCCAGGTCAGCAACCATGGGGGACTGCTGGAGCGCATGGGGGACAACCAGGATGATCTCTATATCCTCAGTCGCCCCCCTGCGGGGGAAGATCTGGAGGTCACGCCGTTTTTGGATCATCCGCTGGTGGTGGTGGCTCCCAGTGATCATCCGGTGGCGCAGGAGCCGATCGGCTCCCTGGAGCAACTGGCACAGGAGCCGCTGATTCTGCGGGAGCAGGGATCGGGGACGCGGGAAGTGACCCAGCAGGTGTTTAAGGAGCGCAATCTGGAGATGCAAGTGAAGCTCGATCTGGGAAGCAATGAGGCGATTTTGGGCAGGCTTTGA
- a CDS encoding GUN4 domain-containing protein — MPPALTVDSSELRDSLFSESEKRQLQAIDTLLSDPSHGDHWTLLQEFLLSFKSQAVNWRGAKVYRALWQGDNLKIQDFLDEHFPQGFVPLTSEAGIDYSPIEAALLDEVYELADRLTLQKMCELAGDSAVQRKWVYFSEVNQFPVTDLQTLDTLWLVYSEGKFGFSVQREMWLGVGKVWEKLWPKMGWKKENIWTRYPGGFTWDLSAPKGHLPLTNQLRGVRVMDSLMTHPAFNPSTF; from the coding sequence ATGCCCCCTGCCTTAACCGTGGATAGTTCCGAATTACGCGATTCCCTTTTTTCTGAGTCTGAAAAACGCCAGTTGCAGGCGATCGACACCCTGTTGAGCGATCCCAGCCACGGGGATCATTGGACCCTGCTCCAGGAGTTTCTGTTGTCCTTTAAGTCCCAGGCGGTGAACTGGCGGGGGGCAAAAGTTTACCGTGCCCTGTGGCAAGGGGATAACCTCAAAATTCAGGACTTTTTAGACGAGCATTTTCCCCAAGGCTTTGTGCCCCTCACCTCCGAGGCGGGCATTGACTATAGCCCCATCGAGGCGGCATTGTTGGATGAGGTGTATGAACTGGCCGATCGCCTGACCCTCCAAAAAATGTGTGAGTTGGCGGGGGATAGCGCCGTGCAGCGCAAATGGGTTTATTTCTCTGAGGTTAATCAGTTTCCGGTGACTGATCTGCAAACCCTGGATACCCTCTGGTTGGTGTATTCCGAGGGGAAATTTGGCTTCTCGGTACAGCGGGAGATGTGGCTGGGGGTGGGCAAGGTGTGGGAGAAGCTGTGGCCCAAAATGGGCTGGAAAAAGGAAAATATTTGGACCCGTTACCCCGGTGGTTTCACCTGGGATCTGTCGGCCCCCAAGGGCCACTTGCCCTTAACCAATCAACTGCGGGGGGTGCGGGTGATGGACTCCCTGATGACCCATCCCGCCTTTAATCCCTCCACCTTCTGA
- a CDS encoding precorrin-8X methylmutase, with protein MIDPLALPPDHPIVHQSFAMIDGEIGAHGFSPAEYAIVQRMIHSTADFDLKDQVVFQGDAIDRGIAALRERRVIVTDVTMVRQGIAGLVKRTLGNPLVAAIDHGNSAIPGKTRSETGMAHCIAHHPRAIYVIGNAPTALLALCEAIAQGQAAPALVVGVPVGFVAVTESKAALAQLSVPQIRVDGRKGGSPVAAAIVNALVRLALADGPMPPSP; from the coding sequence ATGATCGATCCCTTGGCCCTCCCCCCCGACCATCCCATCGTCCACCAAAGCTTTGCCATGATTGATGGGGAAATCGGTGCCCATGGCTTCAGCCCCGCCGAATATGCCATTGTCCAGCGCATGATCCACAGCACCGCTGATTTTGACCTAAAAGACCAGGTGGTGTTCCAAGGGGATGCCATCGATCGGGGCATCGCAGCCCTCCGGGAACGCCGGGTCATTGTCACCGATGTTACCATGGTGCGCCAAGGCATTGCGGGGCTGGTGAAGCGCACCCTGGGTAATCCCTTGGTGGCGGCGATCGACCACGGCAACTCGGCCATCCCTGGCAAAACCCGCAGCGAAACCGGCATGGCCCACTGCATTGCCCACCACCCCCGCGCCATTTACGTCATTGGCAATGCCCCCACGGCTCTGCTGGCGCTCTGTGAGGCGATCGCCCAGGGACAGGCGGCTCCCGCCTTGGTGGTGGGGGTGCCCGTGGGATTTGTGGCGGTCACAGAATCCAAAGCCGCCCTAGCCCAGTTATCGGTGCCCCAAATTCGGGTGGATGGCCGTAAAGGGGGATCCCCGGTGGCCGCCGCGATCGTCAATGCCCTGGTGCGCTTAGCCTTGGCCGATGGGCCTATGCCACCTTCACCATGA
- a CDS encoding ubiquinol-cytochrome c reductase iron-sulfur subunit — MKRREFINWVGVGTLATSLPVILAACSSPPSETSADPQTGVGKAIDAAQGAADTLETGGGFISVGTVAALDAAGFLAIQDPAPVIVIRNPADATQVVAFNSVCNHKQCNVDWKGDQGIFFCACHDSVFTATGELQKGPATAGLPAYESKVEGDQVMVKVA, encoded by the coding sequence ATGAAACGACGCGAATTTATCAATTGGGTTGGTGTGGGTACCTTGGCCACCTCCCTGCCCGTGATCTTAGCGGCCTGCTCCAGTCCTCCTTCGGAAACCTCCGCCGATCCCCAAACGGGGGTGGGCAAAGCCATTGATGCCGCCCAAGGGGCAGCGGATACCCTGGAAACCGGCGGGGGGTTCATCAGCGTTGGCACCGTAGCTGCCTTGGATGCAGCGGGCTTTTTGGCCATTCAGGATCCGGCTCCGGTGATTGTCATTCGCAATCCGGCGGATGCAACCCAGGTGGTGGCCTTCAACAGCGTTTGTAATCATAAGCAGTGCAATGTGGACTGGAAGGGGGATCAAGGTATCTTTTTCTGCGCCTGTCATGATTCAGTATTCACCGCTACGGGCGAGCTACAGAAAGGACCGGCCACCGCTGGGCTACCTGCCTATGAGTCTAAGGTGGAAGGGGATCAGGTCATGGTGAAGGTGGCATAG
- a CDS encoding GTP-binding protein, which produces MADITPLPVPGSPIAESTDFQQLQTELQYRQAQDILKGLVTNLDLSQREQSQLASAVRGLQRMLAKLEGEVVQIAVFGLVGRGKSSLLNGLLGESVFVTGATHGVTQQVQACPWLGAEAAAAADTNPEAGTAADFRGVTRVAVPNVGSSPPVPGLGLARIELVDTPGLDEVSGEERERLARRVAKRVDLLLFVVSGDITQVEYEALLSLRQASKPMLLVFNKVDQYPEVDRQAIYEKIRDDRLRDLLSPDEIVMAAAAPLVTIAQRGLDGRVTLQRHSGEPQVADLKLKILNLLHREGKALVALNSMLYADAAHSHIVSRKLEIRDHAADQLIWNAALTKAVAVALNPLTLLDMVSGAAIDVILILSLSRLYGLPLTQYGAASLLQKIALSMGSLTATDLLTNLGLSSLKGLLGAAAPATGGASLVPYVPIATTQATIAGLSSYGIGRVTKTYLAQGATWGADGPKAMVQTLLSSLDQGSILARLRQELEAKLYRS; this is translated from the coding sequence TTGGCGGACATAACCCCTCTGCCTGTCCCAGGGTCGCCGATCGCTGAATCCACAGACTTTCAGCAGCTTCAAACGGAATTGCAGTATCGCCAAGCCCAAGACATCCTCAAGGGACTGGTCACAAACCTCGACCTCAGCCAACGGGAGCAGAGTCAACTGGCCTCAGCGGTGCGGGGCTTACAGCGGATGTTGGCGAAACTAGAGGGCGAGGTGGTACAAATTGCTGTTTTTGGGCTGGTGGGGCGGGGTAAGTCCTCCTTGCTCAATGGCTTGCTGGGGGAATCGGTCTTTGTGACCGGGGCAACCCATGGGGTCACCCAGCAGGTGCAGGCGTGTCCCTGGCTGGGGGCAGAGGCGGCGGCAGCAGCAGACACCAACCCAGAGGCTGGAACCGCAGCAGACTTTCGGGGCGTGACGCGGGTGGCAGTCCCCAATGTGGGATCATCCCCCCCAGTCCCCGGTTTGGGGTTAGCCCGCATTGAGTTGGTGGATACCCCCGGCTTGGATGAGGTCAGCGGCGAGGAACGGGAACGGCTGGCGCGGCGGGTGGCCAAACGGGTAGACCTGTTACTGTTTGTGGTGTCTGGGGATATTACCCAGGTGGAATATGAGGCGCTGCTCAGTTTGCGACAGGCCAGTAAGCCTATGTTGCTGGTGTTTAACAAGGTGGATCAATATCCGGAGGTGGATCGCCAAGCCATTTACGAGAAAATTCGGGACGATCGCCTGCGGGATCTTCTCTCCCCCGATGAAATCGTCATGGCCGCTGCCGCCCCCTTGGTGACCATCGCCCAGCGGGGTCTGGATGGCCGGGTGACCCTCCAGCGCCACAGTGGAGAACCCCAGGTGGCTGACCTCAAGCTCAAAATCTTGAACCTGCTCCACCGGGAAGGGAAAGCCCTGGTGGCCCTCAATTCCATGCTCTACGCCGATGCAGCCCATAGCCACATTGTCAGCCGCAAACTGGAGATCCGAGACCATGCCGCCGACCAACTGATCTGGAATGCGGCCCTGACCAAAGCCGTGGCGGTGGCCTTGAATCCCTTGACCCTGTTAGATATGGTCAGCGGGGCGGCGATCGATGTCATCCTGATCCTCTCCCTGTCGCGGCTCTATGGCTTGCCCCTGACGCAGTATGGAGCCGCCAGCCTCCTCCAAAAAATCGCCCTCAGCATGGGCAGTCTCACCGCCACCGACCTCTTAACCAACCTGGGTCTTAGTTCCCTCAAGGGACTGTTGGGGGCCGCAGCCCCAGCCACGGGGGGCGCAAGTCTGGTGCCCTATGTGCCCATCGCCACCACCCAAGCCACGATCGCCGGTCTGTCTTCCTACGGCATTGGTCGCGTCACCAAAACCTATTTGGCCCAGGGAGCCACCTGGGGAGCCGATGGACCCAAGGCCATGGTGCAAACCCTCCTCAGTTCCCTGGATCAAGGGTCGATTTTGGCACGGTTACGCCAAGAGCTAGAGGCCAAGCTGTACCGATCCTGA
- a CDS encoding peptidylprolyl isomerase — translation MVSQLFRHIRRRITDTITSFININPLNVRTPLGRPQGQRLVQGFAALCCGIALGFFSLPSVAEAALPSGNAIKDGASLLRYALPIANDDIRKVQGEIEAISYSLRGLRWSFAQKNVSNAIRTYSLYNRRILEAVPADRQAEAVPLLEQINTDLLALKAAVAEERGDETFATRAEILSLIGQVETLMVDGFPFEVPSEYSDLPYLKGRATVALDTSQGPITAILDGYSAPVTAGNFVDLVQRGFYDGLPITRAEEFYVVQFGDPPGSADGFVDPDTGLSRTIPFEVMVQGDSEPIYEFTLDSLGIYPIEPLLPFSAYGTLGMAYPSGDPNGGSSQVFFFLYEPELTPAGSNLLDGRYAGFGYVVEGQDTLRRLQVGDVIQKATVVEGLENLVQPS, via the coding sequence ATGGTTAGTCAACTCTTTCGTCACATTCGCCGTCGGATCACTGACACGATAACAAGCTTTATTAACATCAATCCCTTAAATGTCCGGACTCCCCTAGGTCGTCCCCAGGGTCAGCGGTTGGTGCAGGGGTTCGCCGCCCTCTGCTGTGGGATCGCCCTCGGATTCTTCAGCCTGCCCTCTGTTGCGGAAGCAGCCCTGCCCTCCGGCAATGCCATTAAGGATGGTGCGTCTTTATTACGCTATGCCCTGCCGATCGCCAACGACGATATTCGCAAGGTTCAAGGGGAAATCGAAGCCATTTCCTACAGTTTACGGGGACTACGCTGGAGCTTTGCCCAGAAAAACGTCAGTAACGCCATCCGTACCTATTCCCTCTACAATCGCCGGATTTTAGAGGCTGTTCCCGCCGATCGACAGGCCGAAGCAGTGCCCCTCTTGGAGCAGATCAACACCGACCTCCTAGCCCTCAAAGCCGCCGTCGCCGAGGAACGGGGGGACGAAACCTTTGCCACACGGGCCGAAATCCTGAGCCTCATCGGCCAGGTGGAAACCCTGATGGTGGATGGCTTCCCCTTCGAGGTTCCCTCAGAATACAGCGACTTACCCTACCTCAAGGGTCGCGCCACCGTTGCCCTGGACACAAGCCAAGGTCCCATCACCGCTATCCTCGATGGCTACAGCGCCCCCGTGACCGCCGGAAACTTTGTGGATTTAGTCCAGCGGGGTTTCTATGATGGCTTGCCCATCACCCGTGCCGAAGAGTTTTACGTGGTGCAGTTTGGGGATCCCCCCGGTTCGGCTGATGGTTTTGTCGATCCAGACACCGGACTCAGTCGTACCATTCCCTTTGAAGTCATGGTGCAAGGGGATTCGGAACCCATCTATGAATTCACCTTAGATTCCCTGGGTATCTACCCCATTGAACCCCTGTTGCCCTTTTCCGCCTATGGCACCCTGGGCATGGCCTATCCCTCTGGGGATCCCAATGGTGGGTCTTCCCAGGTTTTCTTTTTCCTCTATGAACCAGAGCTAACCCCCGCCGGTTCCAACCTGCTGGATGGGCGCTATGCCGGGTTCGGCTATGTGGTGGAGGGCCAAGACACCTTGAGACGGCTCCAGGTGGGGGATGTGATCCAAAAGGCTACCGTCGTAGAGGGGCTAGAAAACCTAGTCCAACCCTCCTAG
- the mutS gene encoding DNA mismatch repair protein MutS — protein MTSPPSPPADLPQRLVKHAVKHTHHQDVDWEQLTPMMRHYVEVKSQHKDALLLYRMGDFFECFLEDAITVARELELVLTSKEGGGEVGRVPMAGIPHKALDGYCAKLVDKGYAVAICDQVEDAAQAKGPLVRRAITRIITPGTILEDGMLQGRRNNFLGAVVLAGNHWGLAFADVSTGEFATTQSSDLDQLNQELQRLSPSEVLLPTPAPDLVGLLRPDQKSQYLPEGLPPQLCYTLRPQKAFDTTEARQRLLQRFRVRSLEGMGCEGLPLAIRAAGGLLSYLEDTSEGRVQRLQAEDPDCHLHPAAITAIPLQPLHTYAITAYLILDAQTRRNLEIVQTVRDGSFHGSLLWALDATVTTMGGRSLRRWLLQPLLDPRAIAARHDTVQELLERGNLRGDLRQILGQIYDLERLTGRAGSGTANGRDLVALADSFAKLPDIAQLLADTTSPYLAPLKTLDPSLEALGQRIHGCLVAEPPLLLLEGGLIRSGVHPELDALRQESEDDRQWVANLESLERERTGINTLKVGYNKTFGYYLAITRSKTDQVPEDYIRKQTLTNEERYITPELKERETRLATAQSQLNLLEYEIFSQLRAAVGEQAELIRQVAQRVAALDVLAAFAELAQFRNYCRPQMRDDRPLAIHQGRHPVVERSLPPGFFVPNSTALGYGTPLDPPVPGIPTAFPTPDLVILTGPNASGKSCYLRQVGLIQLMAQVGSFVPATAASLGICDRIFTRVGAVDDLATGQSTFMVEMNETANILHHATPQSLVLLDEIGRGTATFDGLSIAWAVAEYLASEIRARSIFATHYHEMNELASLLPNVANFQVTVKELPDDIVFLHQVQPGGADRSYGIEAARLAGLPRSVIDRARQVMTQIEKHSKIAMGLRKGAPGDSPHPSRKAQPGSPEPPQGQQQLDMF, from the coding sequence ATGACCTCCCCCCCCTCTCCCCCCGCAGACTTGCCCCAGCGCTTGGTGAAGCACGCCGTCAAACATACCCACCACCAGGACGTGGACTGGGAGCAACTGACCCCCATGATGCGCCATTACGTGGAGGTCAAGTCTCAGCACAAAGATGCCCTGTTGCTGTATCGCATGGGGGACTTTTTTGAGTGCTTTTTGGAAGATGCCATCACCGTGGCGCGGGAACTGGAACTGGTGCTGACCAGCAAAGAAGGGGGCGGCGAGGTGGGGCGGGTGCCCATGGCGGGGATTCCCCACAAAGCCCTGGATGGCTACTGCGCCAAATTGGTGGACAAGGGCTATGCCGTGGCCATTTGCGACCAAGTGGAAGACGCAGCCCAGGCCAAGGGTCCCTTGGTGCGGCGGGCCATTACCCGCATTATTACCCCCGGCACCATCCTGGAAGATGGGATGCTCCAGGGACGGCGCAATAACTTCCTGGGGGCGGTGGTGTTGGCGGGGAACCATTGGGGGCTGGCCTTTGCCGATGTCTCCACGGGGGAGTTTGCCACCACCCAAAGCAGTGATCTGGACCAACTGAACCAGGAACTCCAGCGCCTCAGCCCCTCCGAAGTGCTGTTGCCCACCCCAGCCCCGGATTTGGTGGGATTACTGCGCCCGGACCAAAAAAGTCAGTATTTGCCGGAGGGGTTGCCCCCCCAGTTGTGTTACACCCTCCGCCCCCAAAAAGCCTTTGACACCACGGAAGCCCGCCAGCGGTTGTTACAGCGGTTCCGGGTGCGATCGCTGGAGGGCATGGGCTGCGAGGGTTTGCCCCTGGCGATTCGGGCGGCGGGGGGACTGCTGAGCTATTTGGAAGACACATCCGAGGGGCGGGTGCAGCGGCTGCAAGCGGAGGATCCCGACTGTCATCTCCACCCCGCTGCCATTACCGCCATTCCCCTGCAACCCCTCCACACCTACGCCATTACCGCCTATTTGATTTTGGATGCCCAAACCCGGCGCAATTTGGAGATTGTGCAGACGGTGCGGGATGGGTCGTTCCATGGGTCGTTGCTGTGGGCGCTGGATGCCACGGTGACCACCATGGGGGGCCGATCGCTGCGGCGCTGGCTGTTGCAGCCCTTGCTGGATCCCAGGGCCATCGCTGCCCGCCATGACACGGTGCAGGAGTTGCTGGAACGGGGCAATCTGCGGGGGGACTTGCGGCAGATTTTAGGGCAAATTTATGATTTGGAGCGCCTGACGGGGCGGGCGGGGTCAGGGACAGCCAATGGGCGTGATTTGGTGGCCCTAGCTGATTCCTTTGCCAAATTACCCGACATTGCCCAGTTGCTGGCGGACACCACCTCCCCTTACCTGGCTCCCCTCAAAACCCTGGATCCCAGCCTGGAAGCCCTGGGGCAACGGATCCATGGCTGTTTGGTGGCGGAACCGCCCTTGCTGTTGCTGGAGGGGGGGCTGATTCGATCGGGGGTGCATCCGGAACTGGATGCCCTGCGCCAGGAAAGCGAGGACGATCGCCAGTGGGTGGCCAACTTGGAAAGCCTGGAACGGGAGCGCACCGGCATTAACACCCTCAAGGTGGGCTATAACAAGACCTTTGGCTACTATTTGGCCATTACCCGCAGCAAAACGGATCAGGTGCCGGAGGACTATATCCGCAAGCAAACCCTCACCAATGAGGAGCGCTACATTACCCCAGAACTGAAAGAACGGGAAACCCGCCTCGCCACGGCCCAAAGTCAACTCAATCTGTTGGAGTATGAGATTTTCAGCCAGTTACGGGCAGCGGTGGGGGAACAGGCCGAGTTAATTCGCCAAGTGGCCCAACGGGTCGCGGCCCTTGATGTTTTGGCGGCTTTTGCTGAATTGGCCCAATTTCGCAACTATTGCCGTCCCCAGATGCGGGACGATCGCCCCTTGGCCATTCACCAGGGTCGTCATCCGGTGGTGGAGCGATCGTTGCCCCCCGGTTTTTTTGTACCCAACTCCACGGCCCTGGGCTATGGCACTCCCCTCGACCCGCCCGTTCCCGGTATCCCCACGGCTTTCCCCACCCCCGATCTGGTGATTCTCACGGGTCCCAATGCCAGCGGTAAAAGCTGCTATTTGCGCCAGGTGGGGCTGATCCAACTCATGGCCCAGGTGGGCAGTTTTGTCCCAGCCACGGCGGCCAGTTTGGGCATCTGCGATCGCATTTTCACCCGGGTCGGCGCAGTGGATGATCTGGCCACGGGGCAATCTACGTTTATGGTGGAAATGAACGAAACCGCCAATATTCTCCACCATGCCACCCCCCAGTCCCTGGTGTTGTTGGATGAAATTGGCCGGGGCACCGCCACCTTTGATGGCCTGTCCATTGCCTGGGCAGTGGCGGAATATTTGGCCAGTGAAATCCGCGCCCGTAGTATTTTTGCCACCCACTACCATGAAATGAACGAATTAGCCTCCCTGTTGCCCAATGTGGCCAATTTCCAGGTGACGGTCAAGGAATTGCCCGATGACATTGTTTTTCTGCATCAGGTGCAACCGGGGGGGGCCGATCGATCCTATGGCATTGAGGCGGCGCGGTTGGCGGGGTTGCCCCGATCGGTCATCGATCGGGCGCGGCAGGTGATGACCCAAATCGAAAAGCACAGCAAAATTGCCATGGGCCTGCGCAAGGGTGCCCCAGGGGACTCCCCCCACCCTAGCCGCAAAGCCCAACCAGGATCCCCTGAACCGCCCCAGGGCCAACAGCAGTTGGATATGTTTTAA
- the ileS gene encoding isoleucine--tRNA ligase: MRANAVVREPEIQQFWQDQQIYERLSQENPGEPFLLHDGPPYANGELHMGHALNKVLKDIINKYQLLRGRKAAYVPGWDCHGLPIEVKVLQAMKGDDRRNLSPLDLRAKAHAYALGQVDQQRQGFQRYGIWGDWEHPYLTLEPAYEAAQLEVFSQMFLKGYIYRGLKPVHWSPSSQTALAEAELEYPDGHVSPSLYAAFRVTSLPEGLRSILQDYVPDLGLAIWTTTPWTIPGNLAVAVNGAIAYALVDTGADNLAPGSKTRLPKYLIVASDLVETLAAKWDQPLAVVARIMGSALEGATYRHPLFDRDSPVVIGGDYITTESGTGLVHTAPGHGQDDFIVGQRYGLPVLCPVDERGDFTAEAGPFAGLNVLKTANTAVTDALEAAGSLILREPYPHRYPYDWRTKKPTIFRATEQWFASVDGFRAAAMAAIETVQWLPATGKTRITSMVSERSDWCISRQRSWGVPIPVFYDRETGEALINAETLAQVQAVVAEAGSDAWWSRSVAELLPESYRAEADRYRKGSDTMDVWFDSGSSWAAVAQQRNLGYPADLYLEGSDQHRGWFQSSLLTSVAVQGQAPYKTVLTHGFTLDEKGYKMSKSLGNIIAPGLVIEGGKNQKQDPPYGADVLRLWVSSVDYSNDVPFGKTILKQLADIYRKIRNTARYLLGNLHDFNPATDAVAYDQLPELDRYMLHRSTEVFEEITAAYDSYQFFRFFQAVQNFCVVDLSNFYLDIAKDRLYISSPQGFRRRSCQTVMALILENLTKAIAPVLCHMAEDIWQNLPYPVAQKSVFEAGWVTLDPQWQQPDLTEFWHPLRGLRDQSNKVLEQARTAKLMGASLGAKLQVVVPGGEFCDRLQQFNPPGLQGNGVGNGVGNGVGNGVGNGVDELRYWLMVSQVEILSDLTTIAAADYHSLTADRGVAVLPADGHKCDRCWNYSPSVGHSAEHPDLCDRCVPALAGEF; this comes from the coding sequence ATGCGGGCCAACGCCGTGGTGCGGGAGCCGGAAATTCAGCAATTTTGGCAGGATCAGCAGATTTACGAGCGGTTGTCCCAGGAAAACCCCGGCGAACCCTTCCTGCTCCACGACGGTCCCCCCTACGCCAACGGGGAACTCCACATGGGCCATGCCCTCAACAAGGTACTGAAGGACATCATCAATAAATATCAACTGCTGCGGGGGCGGAAAGCGGCCTATGTGCCCGGTTGGGACTGCCATGGCCTGCCCATCGAAGTCAAAGTGCTGCAAGCCATGAAGGGGGACGATCGCCGCAACCTCAGCCCCCTGGATCTACGGGCCAAGGCCCATGCCTACGCCCTAGGGCAGGTGGATCAGCAACGCCAAGGCTTCCAGCGCTACGGCATTTGGGGCGACTGGGAACACCCCTATTTGACCCTGGAACCCGCCTATGAAGCGGCCCAGTTGGAGGTGTTTAGCCAGATGTTCCTCAAGGGCTATATCTATCGGGGACTGAAGCCGGTTCACTGGAGTCCCAGCTCCCAAACGGCCTTGGCGGAGGCGGAACTGGAGTATCCCGATGGCCATGTGTCCCCCAGCCTCTACGCCGCGTTTCGGGTGACCAGTTTGCCGGAGGGTCTGCGATCGATCCTCCAAGACTATGTGCCCGACCTGGGTTTAGCCATCTGGACCACCACCCCCTGGACGATTCCCGGTAACTTGGCGGTGGCGGTCAATGGGGCGATCGCCTATGCCCTGGTGGATACGGGGGCGGACAACCTGGCTCCCGGATCCAAGACCCGCCTGCCCAAATACCTGATCGTGGCCTCGGACTTGGTGGAAACCCTGGCGGCCAAATGGGATCAGCCCCTGGCGGTGGTGGCGCGGATCATGGGCAGTGCCTTGGAAGGAGCCACCTATCGCCATCCCCTCTTCGATCGGGACAGTCCCGTGGTCATCGGCGGCGACTACATCACCACAGAGTCCGGCACCGGCTTAGTGCATACGGCCCCCGGCCATGGTCAAGATGACTTCATCGTGGGGCAGCGCTATGGGTTGCCGGTGCTGTGTCCCGTGGATGAGCGGGGGGACTTTACGGCGGAGGCGGGTCCCTTTGCGGGGCTGAATGTGCTGAAAACCGCCAACACAGCGGTGACCGATGCCCTGGAAGCGGCGGGATCCCTGATCTTGCGGGAACCCTATCCCCACCGCTACCCCTACGATTGGCGCACCAAAAAGCCCACCATTTTCCGGGCAACGGAGCAGTGGTTTGCCTCCGTGGATGGCTTCCGGGCCGCCGCCATGGCAGCCATTGAGACGGTGCAGTGGCTCCCGGCCACGGGCAAAACCCGCATTACCTCCATGGTCAGCGAACGCTCCGATTGGTGCATTTCCCGCCAGCGCAGTTGGGGGGTGCCGATTCCGGTGTTCTATGACCGGGAGACGGGGGAAGCCCTGATCAATGCCGAAACCCTGGCCCAGGTGCAGGCGGTGGTGGCGGAGGCGGGATCCGATGCCTGGTGGAGCCGATCGGTGGCGGAATTATTGCCGGAATCCTACCGGGCCGAGGCCGATCGCTACCGCAAAGGCAGCGACACCATGGATGTCTGGTTTGATTCGGGCAGCTCCTGGGCGGCGGTGGCGCAACAACGGAACCTAGGCTATCCAGCGGATCTGTACTTGGAAGGCTCCGATCAACACCGGGGTTGGTTCCAGTCCAGCCTGCTCACCAGTGTGGCGGTGCAGGGCCAAGCCCCCTATAAAACCGTGCTGACCCATGGCTTTACCCTGGATGAAAAGGGCTACAAAATGAGCAAGTCCCTGGGCAACATCATTGCGCCGGGGTTGGTGATTGAGGGGGGCAAAAACCAGAAGCAGGATCCCCCCTATGGGGCCGATGTGCTGCGGCTGTGGGTGTCCTCCGTGGACTACAGCAATGATGTTCCCTTTGGCAAAACCATCCTCAAGCAGTTGGCGGATATTTACCGCAAGATTCGCAATACGGCTCGGTATTTACTGGGCAATCTCCATGATTTCAATCCAGCAACCGATGCAGTCGCCTACGACCAATTGCCGGAACTGGATCGCTATATGCTGCACCGCTCCACGGAGGTGTTTGAGGAAATTACCGCAGCCTATGACTCCTACCAGTTTTTCCGCTTTTTCCAGGCGGTGCAAAATTTCTGTGTGGTCGATCTGTCTAATTTCTATTTGGATATTGCCAAGGATCGCCTCTACATCAGCAGTCCCCAGGGCTTCCGCCGCCGCAGTTGCCAAACGGTGATGGCCCTAATTTTGGAGAACCTGACGAAGGCCATTGCCCCGGTGCTGTGCCACATGGCGGAGGATATTTGGCAAAACCTGCCCTACCCCGTGGCCCAGAAGTCGGTGTTTGAGGCGGGCTGGGTGACCTTGGATCCCCAGTGGCAGCAACCGGATCTGACGGAGTTCTGGCACCCCTTGCGGGGGCTGCGGGATCAGTCCAACAAGGTCTTGGAACAGGCCCGCACCGCCAAGCTGATGGGGGCATCCCTGGGGGCGAAGCTCCAGGTGGTGGTGCCAGGGGGGGAATTCTGCGATCGCCTCCAGCAGTTCAATCCCCCCGGTCTCCAGGGCAATGGGGTGGGCAATGGGGTGGGCAATGGAGTGGGCAATGGAGTGGGCAATGGAGTGGATGAGTTGCGCTATTGGCTGATGGTGTCCCAGGTGGAGATCCTGTCGGATCTGACGACGATCGCGGCGGCGGATTACCACAGCCTGACGGCGGATCGGGGGGTGGCGGTGTTACCGGCGGACGGCCACAAGTGCGATCGCTGCTGGAATTATTCCCCCTCAGTGGGCCACAGTGCCGAGCATCCCGATCTGTGCGATCGCTGCGTCCCAGCCTTAGCAGGGGAGTTCTAA